In Actinomycetes bacterium, a single window of DNA contains:
- a CDS encoding SigE family RNA polymerase sigma factor translates to MDESQVCAGAVVADPPTGDLVGSLFAAHYPRLVRLAVLLVDDQETAEDVVMDAFTGLHRRRLWLRDPDDGFRYLRSAVLNGSRSKLRRRRTVRNTDLPAPPTTTGSAEEEALQRSRERELVAYVRGLPQRQREVVVLRYYGGLSEAEIAAELRISRGTVKAHASRALDALARAMEGGR, encoded by the coding sequence GTGGACGAGAGCCAGGTGTGTGCGGGCGCCGTGGTGGCCGACCCGCCCACCGGCGACCTCGTCGGCTCCCTGTTCGCCGCCCACTACCCGCGGCTGGTCCGGCTCGCCGTGCTCCTCGTCGACGACCAGGAGACCGCGGAGGACGTGGTGATGGACGCCTTCACCGGTCTGCACCGCCGGCGGCTCTGGCTGCGGGACCCCGACGACGGCTTCCGCTACCTGCGCTCGGCGGTGCTCAACGGGTCGCGCAGCAAGCTGCGGCGCCGCCGCACCGTGCGCAACACCGACCTGCCGGCGCCACCGACGACGACCGGCTCCGCCGAGGAGGAAGCCCTCCAGCGCTCGCGCGAGCGCGAGCTGGTCGCCTACGTGCGTGGCCTGCCCCAGCGTCAGCGCGAGGTCGTCGTGCTGCGCTACTACGGCGGCCTCAGCGAGGCCGAGATCGCCGCCGAGCTGCGGATCAGCCGAGGGACGGTGAAGGCCCACGCGTCCCGGGCCCTCGA
- the infA gene encoding translation initiation factor IF-1, with amino-acid sequence MQKTDAVEVEGRVTEALPNGMFRVELTNGHKVLAHLSGRMRRNYIRVMLEDRVVVELSTYDLTRGRLVYRHK; translated from the coding sequence ATGCAGAAGACCGATGCTGTCGAGGTCGAGGGCCGCGTCACCGAGGCGCTGCCGAACGGCATGTTCCGCGTCGAGCTGACCAACGGGCACAAGGTGCTGGCGCACCTGTCCGGCCGGATGCGGCGCAACTACATCCGCGTCATGCTCGAGGACCGAGTCGTCGTCGAGCTCTCCACCTACGACCTCACCCGCGGCCGGCTGGTCTACCGCCACAAGTAA